In a single window of the Branchiostoma floridae strain S238N-H82 chromosome 2, Bfl_VNyyK, whole genome shotgun sequence genome:
- the LOC118403543 gene encoding Golgi membrane protein 1-like isoform X7, whose translation MASTHNGRGYLRSGRSPPFLVVSLLVVICILAYNYWNSASSNSELRNSVNDLEDRLRLYNLKKTSLEKRNDALIQRVRETDRQLEDSKAKYSTKDTELEAFKGQLLETQEQLESVRQEKGNIEAEASGVRNELDSLQARFQELQGQHNALAEEIQQQQQDNDRKVQEKLEYTSMQCKQQLEAANAECDGKLREVADRYSHLQALYEAQKQAPQLAAGLEVPNQNPQGAQLQQGVVQMNQQNLAANIRHQAVHGVEQQLADQQEQQGGAANAAELQGQEGVVNIQPPGDGDQGHEGVQGRGEAAEAGEEGQQEENEQVDDYAVDADDDEDDDDDDEEAVDRAEDYVYGDGEEGDQPQEEAKDTMFQEGGDAGERAEEGGPAEEQGEHLEGGHAAEEGVLGEHVGDELVQEEHLEGGHAGEDNEEELQEGERGDGDNVEYNEDDEGADEDHIGNNEIPDDEQAAEEQNHQIIKEENEGVQEYYHDNQIVPQVADADRDLDMQGGDGDGDEGDEGEEEGDDIDEGDDEDDDDNDKEEEEDEEEPEDQEKGDVQMHADAGMPGVEEGVQVAAPM comes from the exons atggcgtccacCCACAATGGCCGAGGTTACCTGCGCTCTGGCCGGTCCCCTCCGTTCCTGGTCGTCTCCCTGCTTGTGGTCATCTGTATCCTCGCATACAACTACTGGAACTCCGCCAGTTCTAACAGTGAGCTCAGGAACTCGGTAAACGACTTGGAGGACAGGCTGAGACTGTACAACCTGAAGAAGACGAGCCTGGAGAAGCGGAACGATGCTCTGATACAGAGGGTCCGGGAGACGGACAGACAACTGGAGGACAGCAAGGCCAAATATTCTACTAAAGACACGGAGCTGGAGGCGTTTAAGGGACAGCTCCTTGAGACACAAGAACAGCTGGAGAGCGTTAGGCAAGAAAAG GGAAACATTGAGGCAGAGGCTTCTGGGGTCAGGAACGAGCTGGACAGTTTACAAG cTCGGTTCCAGGAGTTACAGGGGCAGCACAATGCGTTGGCCGAAGAGatacaacaacagcagcaggaCAATGACAGGAAAGTACAGGAAAAATTGGAGTATACCAG CATGCAGTGCAAGCAGCAGTTGGAAGCTGCTAATGCGGAATGTGACGGGAAGTTACGGGAGGTTGCAGACAGGTACAGCCACCTGCAGGCCCTGTACGAAGCACAGAAACAGGCTCCACAGTTAG CTGCAGGACTTGAAGTTCCCAACCAGAACCCACAGGGGGCGCAGCTGCAGCAGGGGGTGGTGCAGATGAACCAGCAAAACCTGGCAGCTAATATcag GCATCAGGCTGTCCATGGGGTGGAGCAGCAGCTGGCAGATCAACAGGAGCAGCAAGGGGGCGCTGCTAATGCAGCAGAACTGCAGGGCCAGGAGGGAGTGGTGAACATCCAGCCTCCCGGGGATGGTGACCAGGGGCATGAAGGTGTGcagggtaggg GTGAAGCTGCTGAGGCTGGGGAGGAAGGACAGCAGGAAGAGAATGAGCAGGTGGATGATTATGCTGTagatgcagatgatgatgaagatgatgatgatgatgatgaggaagcTGTAGATCGTGCTGAGGATTACGTATATGGTGATGGGGAGGAAGGGGACCAACCACAG GAGGAGGCTAAGGACACCATGTTCCAGGAGGGGGGTGATGCCGGGGAGAGGGCAGAGGAGGGGGGTCCTGCAGAGGAACAGGGGGAGCACCTTGAGGGGGGCCATGCTGCAGAGGAGGGGGTTCTAGGAGAACATGTAGGAGACGAGCTGGTTCAGGAGGAACATCTGGAGGGGGGGCATGCTGGGGAGGACAATGAAGAGGAGCTACAGGAAG GTGAGCGTGGAGACGGTGACAATGTAGAGTACAATGAGGATGACGAAGGCGCGGATGAAGACCACATCGGCAACAACGAGATTCCTGACGACGAGCAGGCTGCAGAAGAACAGAACCACCAGATCATCAAGGAAGAGAACGAGGGCGTGCAGGAATATTACCATGACAACCAGATCGTCCCGCAGGTGGCGGATGCTGACAGAGACCTGGACATGCAGGGGGGTGATG GTGATGGTGATGAGGGTGATGAAGGTGAGGAGGAAGGTGATGACATAGATGAGGGTGATGACGAAGATGACGATGACAATgacaaagaagaggaagaagatgaggaggagCCTGAGGACCAGGAGAAGGGAGATGTACAGATGCATG CAGATGCAGGCATGCCAGGGGTGGAGGAAGGAGTACAGGTGGCTGCACCCATGTGA
- the LOC118403543 gene encoding protein GOLM2-like isoform X6 has product MASTHNGRGYLRSGRSPPFLVVSLLVVICILAYNYWNSASSNSELRNSVNDLEDRLRLYNLKKTSLEKRNDALIQRVRETDRQLEDSKAKYSTKDTELEAFKGQLLETQEQLESVRQEKGNIEAEASGVRNELDSLQARFQELQGQHNALAEEIQQQQQDNDRKVQEKLEYTSMQCKQQLEAANAECDGKLREVADRYSHLQALYEAQKQAPQLAAGLEVPNQNPQGAQLQQGVVQMNQQNLAANIRNAWESSSRNMSAPLLITEQEGHQNLSDTTQMGVLQNLSGILDSTQMEWRGNISAAQEQPIISGLTWSLEARNQSELHDVQNVTGQMEKHQAVHGVEQQLADQQEQQGGAANAAELQGQEGVVNIQPPGDGDQGHEGEAAEAGEEGQQEENEQEEAKDTMFQEGGDAGERAEEGGPAEEQGEHLEGGHAAEEGVLGEHVGDELVQEEHLEGGHAGEDNEEELQEGERGDGDNVEYNEDDEGADEDHIGNNEIPDDEQAAEEQNHQIIKEENEGVQEYYHDNQIVPQVADADRDLDMQGGDGDGDEGDEGEEEGDDIDEGDDEDDDDNDKEEEEDEEEPEDQEKGDVQMHADAGMPGVEEGVQVAAPM; this is encoded by the exons atggcgtccacCCACAATGGCCGAGGTTACCTGCGCTCTGGCCGGTCCCCTCCGTTCCTGGTCGTCTCCCTGCTTGTGGTCATCTGTATCCTCGCATACAACTACTGGAACTCCGCCAGTTCTAACAGTGAGCTCAGGAACTCGGTAAACGACTTGGAGGACAGGCTGAGACTGTACAACCTGAAGAAGACGAGCCTGGAGAAGCGGAACGATGCTCTGATACAGAGGGTCCGGGAGACGGACAGACAACTGGAGGACAGCAAGGCCAAATATTCTACTAAAGACACGGAGCTGGAGGCGTTTAAGGGACAGCTCCTTGAGACACAAGAACAGCTGGAGAGCGTTAGGCAAGAAAAG GGAAACATTGAGGCAGAGGCTTCTGGGGTCAGGAACGAGCTGGACAGTTTACAAG cTCGGTTCCAGGAGTTACAGGGGCAGCACAATGCGTTGGCCGAAGAGatacaacaacagcagcaggaCAATGACAGGAAAGTACAGGAAAAATTGGAGTATACCAG CATGCAGTGCAAGCAGCAGTTGGAAGCTGCTAATGCGGAATGTGACGGGAAGTTACGGGAGGTTGCAGACAGGTACAGCCACCTGCAGGCCCTGTACGAAGCACAGAAACAGGCTCCACAGTTAG CTGCAGGACTTGAAGTTCCCAACCAGAACCCACAGGGGGCGCAGCTGCAGCAGGGGGTGGTGCAGATGAACCAGCAAAACCTGGCAGCTAATATcag GAATGCTTGGGAAAGCTCAAGTAGGAACATGTCAGCACCACTCCTCATCACAGAGCAGGAaggacaccaaaacttgtcggATACGACGCAGATGGGCGTTCTTCAAAACTTGTCTGGTATTCTGGACTCAACACAGATGGAATGGCGTGGAAACATTTCAGCCGCACAGGAACAGCCAATCATCAGTGGCCTGACATGGTCGCTGGAAGCCAGGAACCAGAGTGAATTGCACGATGTGCAAAATGTAACAGGACAGATGGAGAA GCATCAGGCTGTCCATGGGGTGGAGCAGCAGCTGGCAGATCAACAGGAGCAGCAAGGGGGCGCTGCTAATGCAGCAGAACTGCAGGGCCAGGAGGGAGTGGTGAACATCCAGCCTCCCGGGGATGGTGACCAGGGGCATGAAG GTGAAGCTGCTGAGGCTGGGGAGGAAGGACAGCAGGAAGAGAATGAGCAG GAGGAGGCTAAGGACACCATGTTCCAGGAGGGGGGTGATGCCGGGGAGAGGGCAGAGGAGGGGGGTCCTGCAGAGGAACAGGGGGAGCACCTTGAGGGGGGCCATGCTGCAGAGGAGGGGGTTCTAGGAGAACATGTAGGAGACGAGCTGGTTCAGGAGGAACATCTGGAGGGGGGGCATGCTGGGGAGGACAATGAAGAGGAGCTACAGGAAG GTGAGCGTGGAGACGGTGACAATGTAGAGTACAATGAGGATGACGAAGGCGCGGATGAAGACCACATCGGCAACAACGAGATTCCTGACGACGAGCAGGCTGCAGAAGAACAGAACCACCAGATCATCAAGGAAGAGAACGAGGGCGTGCAGGAATATTACCATGACAACCAGATCGTCCCGCAGGTGGCGGATGCTGACAGAGACCTGGACATGCAGGGGGGTGATG GTGATGGTGATGAGGGTGATGAAGGTGAGGAGGAAGGTGATGACATAGATGAGGGTGATGACGAAGATGACGATGACAATgacaaagaagaggaagaagatgaggaggagCCTGAGGACCAGGAGAAGGGAGATGTACAGATGCATG CAGATGCAGGCATGCCAGGGGTGGAGGAAGGAGTACAGGTGGCTGCACCCATGTGA
- the LOC118403543 gene encoding glutamic acid-rich protein-like isoform X2, translating into MASTHNGRGYLRSGRSPPFLVVSLLVVICILAYNYWNSASSNSELRNSVNDLEDRLRLYNLKKTSLEKRNDALIQRVRETDRQLEDSKAKYSTKDTELEAFKGQLLETQEQLESVRQEKGNIEAEASGVRNELDSLQARFQELQGQHNALAEEIQQQQQDNDRKVQEKLEYTSMQCKQQLEAANAECDGKLREVADRYSHLQALYEAQKQAPQLAAGLEVPNQNPQGAQLQQGVVQMNQQNLAANIRNAWESSSRNMSAPLLITEQEGHQNLSDTTQMGVLQNLSGILDSTQMEWRGNISAAQEQPIISGLTWSLEARNQSELHDVQNVTGQMEKHQAVHGVEQQLADQQEQQGGAANAAELQGQEGVVNIQPPGDGDQGHEGVQGRGEAAEAGEEGQQEENEQVDDYAVDADDDEDDDDDDEEAVDRAEDYVYGDGEEGDQPQEEAKDTMFQEGGDAGERAEEGGPAEEQGEHLEGGHAAEEGVLGEHVGDELVQEEHLEGGHAGEDNEEELQEGERGDGDNVEYNEDDEGADEDHIGNNEIPDDEQAAEEQNHQIIKEENEGVQEYYHDNQIVPQVADADRDLDMQGGDGDGDEGDEGEEEGDDIDEGDDEDDDDNDKEEEEDEEEPEDQEKGDVQMHDAGMPGVEEGVQVAAPM; encoded by the exons atggcgtccacCCACAATGGCCGAGGTTACCTGCGCTCTGGCCGGTCCCCTCCGTTCCTGGTCGTCTCCCTGCTTGTGGTCATCTGTATCCTCGCATACAACTACTGGAACTCCGCCAGTTCTAACAGTGAGCTCAGGAACTCGGTAAACGACTTGGAGGACAGGCTGAGACTGTACAACCTGAAGAAGACGAGCCTGGAGAAGCGGAACGATGCTCTGATACAGAGGGTCCGGGAGACGGACAGACAACTGGAGGACAGCAAGGCCAAATATTCTACTAAAGACACGGAGCTGGAGGCGTTTAAGGGACAGCTCCTTGAGACACAAGAACAGCTGGAGAGCGTTAGGCAAGAAAAG GGAAACATTGAGGCAGAGGCTTCTGGGGTCAGGAACGAGCTGGACAGTTTACAAG cTCGGTTCCAGGAGTTACAGGGGCAGCACAATGCGTTGGCCGAAGAGatacaacaacagcagcaggaCAATGACAGGAAAGTACAGGAAAAATTGGAGTATACCAG CATGCAGTGCAAGCAGCAGTTGGAAGCTGCTAATGCGGAATGTGACGGGAAGTTACGGGAGGTTGCAGACAGGTACAGCCACCTGCAGGCCCTGTACGAAGCACAGAAACAGGCTCCACAGTTAG CTGCAGGACTTGAAGTTCCCAACCAGAACCCACAGGGGGCGCAGCTGCAGCAGGGGGTGGTGCAGATGAACCAGCAAAACCTGGCAGCTAATATcag GAATGCTTGGGAAAGCTCAAGTAGGAACATGTCAGCACCACTCCTCATCACAGAGCAGGAaggacaccaaaacttgtcggATACGACGCAGATGGGCGTTCTTCAAAACTTGTCTGGTATTCTGGACTCAACACAGATGGAATGGCGTGGAAACATTTCAGCCGCACAGGAACAGCCAATCATCAGTGGCCTGACATGGTCGCTGGAAGCCAGGAACCAGAGTGAATTGCACGATGTGCAAAATGTAACAGGACAGATGGAGAA GCATCAGGCTGTCCATGGGGTGGAGCAGCAGCTGGCAGATCAACAGGAGCAGCAAGGGGGCGCTGCTAATGCAGCAGAACTGCAGGGCCAGGAGGGAGTGGTGAACATCCAGCCTCCCGGGGATGGTGACCAGGGGCATGAAGGTGTGcagggtaggg GTGAAGCTGCTGAGGCTGGGGAGGAAGGACAGCAGGAAGAGAATGAGCAGGTGGATGATTATGCTGTagatgcagatgatgatgaagatgatgatgatgatgatgaggaagcTGTAGATCGTGCTGAGGATTACGTATATGGTGATGGGGAGGAAGGGGACCAACCACAG GAGGAGGCTAAGGACACCATGTTCCAGGAGGGGGGTGATGCCGGGGAGAGGGCAGAGGAGGGGGGTCCTGCAGAGGAACAGGGGGAGCACCTTGAGGGGGGCCATGCTGCAGAGGAGGGGGTTCTAGGAGAACATGTAGGAGACGAGCTGGTTCAGGAGGAACATCTGGAGGGGGGGCATGCTGGGGAGGACAATGAAGAGGAGCTACAGGAAG GTGAGCGTGGAGACGGTGACAATGTAGAGTACAATGAGGATGACGAAGGCGCGGATGAAGACCACATCGGCAACAACGAGATTCCTGACGACGAGCAGGCTGCAGAAGAACAGAACCACCAGATCATCAAGGAAGAGAACGAGGGCGTGCAGGAATATTACCATGACAACCAGATCGTCCCGCAGGTGGCGGATGCTGACAGAGACCTGGACATGCAGGGGGGTGATG GTGATGGTGATGAGGGTGATGAAGGTGAGGAGGAAGGTGATGACATAGATGAGGGTGATGACGAAGATGACGATGACAATgacaaagaagaggaagaagatgaggaggagCCTGAGGACCAGGAGAAGGGAGATGTACAGATGCATG ATGCAGGCATGCCAGGGGTGGAGGAAGGAGTACAGGTGGCTGCACCCATGTGA